A window of Vicia villosa cultivar HV-30 ecotype Madison, WI unplaced genomic scaffold, Vvil1.0 ctg.000256F_1_1, whole genome shotgun sequence contains these coding sequences:
- the LOC131626072 gene encoding MLP-like protein 423, whose product MALATNGKLEVEIEVKSSADKFWSIIKESAAIFPKAFPNDYKSIEILEGDGKSAGSVRLITFGEGSPLVKIIKEKIDVVDDSKRTLTYSVIDGDLLNYFKNFKGDISVTPKGDGSLVKWSTEYEKNSQEVPEPEIIKEFALKTFLKVDDYILNA is encoded by the exons ATGGCATTGGCTACCAATGGAAAGCTTGAGGTAGAAATTGAAGTAAAGTCTAGTGCAGATAAGTTCTGGAGTATTATTAAGGAGTCTGCAGCTATATTTCCTAAGGCTTTCCCGAATGATTACAAAAGCATTGAGATTCTAGAAGGTGATGGGAAGAGTGCTGGTTCTGTACGCCTAATAACTTTTGGTGAAG GGTCACCACTTGTGAAGATAATCAAAGAGAAGattgatgttgttgatgattcCAAGAGGACACTAACCTATAGTGTTATTGATGGAGATCTTCTCAACTACTTCAAGAATTTTAAGGGAGACATTAGTGTAACTCCTAAAGGTGATGGAAGCTTGGTGAAATGGTCCACTGAGTATGAGAAAAATAGCCAAGAGGTTCCTGAACCTGAGATCATTAAAGAGTTTGCTCTTAAGACCTTTCTTAAGGTTGATGATTATATTCTAAATGCATAA